Below is a genomic region from Brassica oleracea var. oleracea cultivar TO1000 chromosome C9, BOL, whole genome shotgun sequence.
TGACACTCGATCTTCGAACCCCATTTCTCACTTTTTGATCTTATTGCTCTCATAACTCTCGGGAACTCCACAAACCCTTTGATCCCTCTCTTTATGTGCGGATTCTCACACCTCCCACTCGCAGGTGTACTACTCGCTCTATCCAGTATCTTTGTTTTCATGATCATGTTCCTCTCCTTGTCTCTTTCTTTATTAGACTCCTCTAACTCAGATAGCTTCTCCTCCAAGAAAAGCCTTGCATCCGACAGCTTCATCTGAACTCTCTCTTCCCTCAGAACATCTGCCAACCTATGCATCTGTCTCTCTTCCTCAACTTCTTGTCTCATCCTAACCATCTCTGCTTTCTCAGATGATCTCTCCTTTAAGAGCCGCTTGTATTGCATCTCCTCAGCTTCTCTACCCTTTCTCTCATCCTCCACATCTTTGGCCAGCCTCATGTTCATCAGCTCTGCCCGTCTTCGAGCTTTTCTCTCGTAGTCCAGCTCTGCCTTCATCCCCTTGATCTCGGCTCT
It encodes:
- the LOC106318694 gene encoding protein BRANCHLESS TRICHOME-like; translated protein: MKMERSHETMMTRIPTSDPHNTTTSDIMDSVWKLYDNPYYCCSQSQEHQHQRKSFIWDLNFIRVFMESELEKARAEIKGMKAELDYERKARRRAELMNMRLAKDVEDERKGREAEEMQYKRLLKERSSEKAEMVRMRQEVEEERQMHRLADVLREERVQMKLSDARLFLEEKLSELEESNKERDKERNMIMKTKILDRASSTPASGRCENPHIKRGIKGFVEFPRVMRAIRSKSEKWGSKIECQKVQLKTLLRQKTTPRCASIHSSA